In Oncorhynchus clarkii lewisi isolate Uvic-CL-2024 unplaced genomic scaffold, UVic_Ocla_1.0 unplaced_contig_13908_pilon_pilon, whole genome shotgun sequence, the genomic window CTCCAGCTACACAGGAAGCAGGTTTATTAGAAGGAACAATACACATTCACAGGCATCTCATACAGTTATGCTCCCAGGCAATATCCGTGTCAAGGTGAATGTGACAATGAAAGCAAAATATTAGCATTTTGTGGAGCGGGCCTAGTGTGGGGCTGAGGAGCGCGGCTGAAgggggaccagagagagatgacaggccTAATTACTAAAGCTCACAGGCCAAGACAGCTGTTTCTCCTGTCCCCAACAAGCCTGTCATACAGGTAGCTAACCACACAGGGCCAATATGAGCCTGTACACCAAGCATACCACTGTCTGTCTAACAGTAATGACCAATGCTAATGTTGCTGCCACGTCAGGGGAAACCGTGTCACAGTGCACTTCCTGCAAGCCACTCCACATTTTACGTGGTTATTGTGTGTTATAGAATTAAAACCTGCCTGACACCTTCCTACCTGTATGACCCACAGCAAATATCTTGACGGAGACAAATTGTATGTTACTATAGAAACGGATTATTTGAAATAAAACAACGGTTGTAGAAGATTTCTCATTGTTTTGTGAATTTGTTTTGAATTGTATATTGTTTACTGAAATGCTCAAAATTAAATGTGTTTAAATTATTTTCCTGGAAATATTTTTTTAGGTGGTGCCTCATTGACAATTCAATAATAGATGAAAATTATGTTGTCAAATTGtttttgaaataaaataaaaatatacattttcctaCATTCCATTTTATTACAAATACACCTGGTTAATGCAACATCTACGAGCCTGATGATGAAACAAAAGCTGTAATTAATTTAGATGTTTCTTAATAAATCAACCCTGAAGAAAAGGAATCAGAGTTGAGGTCATAGGAGACAGATTGTCAAAATGGTTTAATGGTAAATATCACTTAACTATATTCCATGACAAGTGTTCTGATCTTCACTGTATATCATGCCACTTGTGTTGAACTCAGCAACAATAAACAACGCCCAAACCTTTAAGATACCAGATAGCAATATGCTCTGTGCTTTACTCTGTGCTTTGGGAATCCAAATGAACTGGCTCCTTCAGGGAAGGTTTGTACTGACTCTGGAGAGGCTGATCCATGTGGGTTTGGAGAAATCTACAAGGGGTCAAAGGTGGAGTGTGAGTCCCAGTATGTCTGCTATGGGAAGAGGTGGTACAGTGGAGGCATGGAGGCACTATGAGATTCACTATGAACAGATTCACTATGAGTTTCACTATGAACAGCCTCACTATGAACAGCCTCACTATGAGATTCACTATGAACAGCCTCACTATGAACAGATTCACTATGAGATTCACTATGAACAGCCTCACAATGAACAGATTCACTATGAGATTCACTATGAAAAGCCTCACTATGAACAGCTTTAATATGAACAGCTTCACTAGGAGATTCACTATGAACAGCTTTAATATGAACAGCCTCACTATGAACAGCCTCACTATGAACAGCTTCACTAGGAGATTCACTATGAACAGCTTCAATATGAACAGCTTTAATATGAACAGCTTCAATATGAACAGCTTTAATATGAACAGCTTCAATATGAACAGCTTCACGATGAACAGCTTCAATATGAACAGCTTCAATATGAACAGCTTTAATATGAACAGCTTTAATATAAACAGCTTCAATATGAACCGCTTTAATATGAACAGCTTCAATATGAACAGCTTCAATATGAACAGCTTTAATATGAACAGCTTCAATATGAACAGCTTCACTATGAACAGCTTCAATATGAACAGCTTCAATATGAACAGCTTCAACATGAGCAGCTTCAACATGAACAGCTTTAATATGAACAGCTTTAATATGAACAGCTTCACTAGGAGATTCACTATGTACAGCTTTAATATGAACAGCTTCATTATGAACAGCTTCAAAATGAATAGCTTTAATATGAACAGCTTCAATATGAACAGCTTCAATATGAACAGCTTCAATATGAACAGCTTCAATATGAACAGCTTCAATATGAACAGCTTCAATATGAACAGCTTTAATATTAACAGCCTCACTATGAACAGCTTCATTATGAACAGCTTTAATATGAACAGCTTCAATATGAACAGCTTCAATATGAACAGCTTCAATATGAACAGCTTTAATATGAACAGCCTCACTATGAACAGCTTCAATATGAACAGCCTCACTATGATCAGCCTTACTATGAACAGCTTTAATATGAACAGATTTAATATGAACAGCTTTACTATGAAGATGTTCACTATGAACAGCTTCAATATGAACAGCTTTAATATGAACAGCTTCATTATGAACAGCTTCAATATGAACAGCTTCAATATGAACAGCTTTAATATGAACAGCTTCACTATGAACAGCTTTAATATGAACAGCTTCATTATGAACAGCTTCATTATGAACAGCTTCATTATGAACAGCTTCAATATGAACAGCTTCACTATGAACAGCTTCACTAGGAACAGCTTTTATATGAACAGCTTCAATATGAACAGCTTCAATATGAACAGCTTTAATATGAACAGCTTCAATATGAACAGCTATGAACAGCTTCAATATGAACAGCTTCAATATGAACAGCTTCACTATGAACAGCTTGAACAGCTTCAATATGAACAGCTTCAATATGAACAGCTTCAATATGAACAGCTTCAATATGAACAGCAGATTTAATATCAGCTTCAATATGAACAGCTTCACTATGAACAGCTTCAATATGAACAGCTTCAatatgaacagcttcaatgtgaACAGCTTCAATATGAACAGCTTCACTATGAACATATGAACAGCTTCAATATGAACAGCTTCTTTAATATGAACAGCTTTAATATGAACAGCCTCACTATGAACAGCTTCAATATGAACAGCCTCACTATGATCAGCCTCACTATGAACAGCTTTAATAAGAACAGCTTTAATATGAACAGCTTTACTATGAAGATGTTCACTATGAACAGCTTCAATATGAACAGCTTCACTATGAACAGCTTCATTATGAACAGCTTTAATATGAACAGCTTCAATATGAACAGCTTCATTATGAACAGCTTCATTATGAACAGCTTCAATATGAACAGCTTCACTATGAACAGCTTCACTATGAACAGCTTTAATATGAACAGCTTCAATATGAACAGCTTCAATATGAACAGCTTTAATATGAACAGCTTCAATATGAACAGCTTCACTATGAACAGCTTCAATATGAACAGCTTCAATATGAACAGCTTCACTATGAACAGCTTCACTATGAACAGCTTTAATATGAACAGCTTCAATATGAACAGCTTCAATATGAACAGCTTCAATATGAACAGCTTTAATTTGAACAGACTCACTATGAACAGCTTTAATATGAACAGCTTTAATATGAACATGTTCACTATGAACAGCTTCACTATGAATAGACTCACTATGAACAGCTTTAATATGAACAGCTTTAATATGAAGATGTTCACTATGAACAGCAGCTACACTATACGCAGCTTATATTTTAGGACCACTCTTGTTTTCGCTATGtgttttacctcttggtgatgtcattcagaaacataatgttaactttcactgctaagTGGAAGATATACAGCTGTACATtatgatgaaacatggtgaagccccaacattgccctccctggaagcctgtgtttcagacgtaaggaagtggatggctgcaaacgttttACTTTTCAACTCGGAcacaacagagatgctagttctaggtctcAAGCAACAAAGACaccttctgttgaatctgacaagtcatcttgatggttgtacagttgttccaaataaaactgtgaaggaccccagcgttactctggaccctggtatctcttttgacgaacatatcaagactatttAAAGGGcagctttttccatctacgtaacattgcaaaaatctgaaactttctgtccaaaaatgtttCAGAAAATTTAATCAACGCTTTTCTACTTCCAGATCAGACGACTCtaatgctctactctccggctccccggataaagcacaaaataaacttcagttag contains:
- the LOC139400256 gene encoding putative uncharacterized protein DDB_G0282281 produces the protein MNSFFNMNSFNMNSLTMNSFNMNSLTMISLTMNSFNKNSFNMNSFTMKMFTMNSFNMNSFTMNSFIMNSFNMNSFNMNSFIMNSFIMNSFNMNSFTMNSFTMNSFNMNSFNMNSFNMNSFNMNSFNMNSFTMNSFNMNSFNMNSFTMNSFTMNSFNMNSFNMNSFNMNSFNMNSFNLNRLTMNSFNMNSFNMNMFTMNSFTMNRLTMNSFNMNSFNMKMFTMNSSYTIRSLYFRTTLVFAMCFTSW